CCAGTATTTCAGCAAAGCCCTGCGGGCCGCCAGTTCCACGGTCAGTCGCTTTTCCACCTTTTTGAAGCTTCGCTCCAGCCCCTGTACCGTTCGTTGCCAGGGGTCAGCAGGCGGCTTCACCCAGTGGACAAATACAGAGTAGGCTGTTGCCACTCCCCAGAAAGTCACCGTCAGTGCCAGTACCAGCACCAGTTTTTGCACAGGGGTCCATCCTTTCAACCAGGCTTTTACTTTTTAGTGTGCCCGGCCAGGCTGGACTTTAGCCATGGAGGTCAGATAAACCCCACCCAGCACCAGGGCTGCTCCCAGCAGCTGTACCCAGGTCAACTTTTCCCCCTGCAGGGCTGACATCAGCATCACTGAAATGGGCACCAGATTGATGAAAATGGCAGCCCGGGATGCCCCGATAGCCTGCACTCCCTGGTACCACCAGACAAACCCCAGCACAGAAGCAAAAATTGCCAAAAAGATAATGGCCAGCCAGGGCTGGGCCTGTCCCAGCCAGCTCCATCCCTGTTGCCCCCCCTGCCAGAGGGCAAAAGGCAAGAGTAATAAGGCCCCGAACGTACAGGCAAAAGCCGTGGCCGCCAGGGGAGTAAAGTTGTTCATGACCTCTTTGCCTTTGATGGAATAAAGGGCCCAGCACAAAGTAGCGCCCACCAGCAGAATATCGCCAAAATTAAAGCGCAAATTGGCCAGCAGCTCCAGATCTCCCCGGCAGATGACCAGAGTAACCCCGGTAAAGGACAGCAGAATCCCCAGCCAGCGCCGTGGACCCAGTCTTTCACCATGCCAGAAGCGATTGATTAAAGCCGTAACTCCGGGATTGGCCGCCACAATCAGGGAACCATTGACAGGAGAAGTATGTTTGAGAGCCTCAAAAAATAGCATATTATAGCCAAACACCCCGGTTAGACCTAAAAAGAAAAGACCAGAGAAATTTTCTTTCTTCCGCCAGTCCGGCCAACCCTCCCGACGCCTCAGTAGCAACAAAAGTAAAATACCAGCTATCAGAAAACGTAAAAAAGCCACGACAAAAGGGGGTGTCGTCTTTACTGCCACTTTTCCAGCAATAAAGGCCCCACCCCAGAAAAAAGCTGTCAATACCAGTAATAAATATTGCACCTGTCCCCATCCCCTATCTCTCTATACTTAACAACGATTATACTCCTGATTTTATTTCTTGACAACATCTGCTACCATTTTAGCCAGCAGGCGGGCAGTGTATTCTGCCTCAGCTGTAGAATTGCTTGTACTCCCAATTTCAATCAAAACAGCCCGGGGATGGAGATGCTGGTTATAGCGGCCTGGTTTAGTCATCACCTTTCGCACCAGGCCTGGATATTGTTGCTCAATCTGCTTTGCCAGCTGCTGGGCAAAAGCCAGGTTTTTTTGCCAGCTGGGGTGATTGCCCCTGCTGTTGGTGCCCACCACCAGCATAATCCGGGCGGCCTCCCGGCCCTGGATTTTTACCACACTGTTCTCCCGGGGCACTTCTGCATCCCGGTGAATATCGATAAGAAGCTGCAAGTCCGGATACTTTTCCAGCATCTGCCGGGCCGTCACAGCCGAATTGGCATAGGGATTATGCAGAAGCCAGTTTTCATCATGAATAGCCTGGCTCTGCACTACGCCAATGCCATAGCGGCTGCTCAGCTCTTCCGCCAGGGCGGAAGCAGCGGCAAAAACCCCGCCTTTTTCCCCGGGTACCTTGTCGGTTTTATCAGTAAGGCGATAGGTTTCGGAAGTATGGGTATTATAAATCCCAACCAGAGGAACCTTCTGTCCCGCTGGCAACCAGAGGCGAAACTGACCTAAACCCGGCACCTGTTCCGGTTTGACCTCTTCATGCGGATCAGCCTGGGGCTGATAGACACTATCCACCACCCTATCGGTCCGGGCCACTGGTTTATCACTGTCATTCCATTCCTCCTCTTCGGCCATCACTCGCAAGAAGGGAATCCCCTGGGCCAGATATACCTGGGGTTTGCCTACCGGCAGCCATTCCGGGCTTGTCCACATCATTTCCGTTCCCAGCAAAGGCAATTCCCGCTGTAACATCTGACGGGCATCCATTTTGGGCGCTATTTGCCCCACCTTATCTACCGCCTCCACCTGGGCCCGGGTGGGAATATTCCACCAGGCCGCCAGCAAAGTAGTCAAACCCAGGGCTAACCAGCCCGCTGTCCTGCCTTTGAACCGCATTTTGTCCACCTCCTGCCTGCAGAATATATCTATGCAGGCCTTCAGGCAAATAGAACAAAAAAACTGCCGGCACTTTTGCCGACAGTCCTTTTATTTTAACTTTTCCTGTTAGCGAATCATGGTCGGTACCACTGCATCGATCAAACCGATGACAAAAGCGGCAATCAATGCTCCCAGAATGGAAGCGCTGATCTGGGCCGGAACGATAAACTGGGCCAGATAGATAACCACCGCTGCGGTAATAAAGCCGACCAGACCCCGGCTACGCGGTGAGACTTTGTCTCCCAGTACCAGCTCAGCCACATAACCCAGAATCGCAATAACCGCTGCTGCTATCAGGGCGCCGACGAAACCGGCAACCTTAAAGCCGGGTACCAGGAAACTGACAACCATAAGTACTATGGCAGAGACTATAAAACGCACAATCGCTCCCAGCATTATTTTCACCCCCTTGTTTTTACGTTCAACGTTAGGATACCCAATTGACCATATCCTATTCTTAATTTATACTCTTGCTTTTTTGGGTTACTCATGTTAAAATTACTTTTGTTGACTGCAACCCCGAAGGAGGTGAAATCTGTGGCCAACATCAAGTCCGCAGCCAAAAGAGCTATCAAAGCCAGAAAGCGTGCTCTGCGCAATGCTGCCATCAAATCCACCGTAAAAACTGCCATCCGGCGTTTCCATGAAGCTCTGGCCACCACTGATGTGGATACCGCCAAAGCTGCTTTAGTTAAGGCTTGCCGCCTGTTGGACAAGGCAGTTACCAAAGGTGTTCTACATAAGAACGCCGCTGCTCGGCGCAAATCCCGTTTAACCAGGAAATTCAATCAAATCGCCGGCTAATTTGTCGACAGATTAGTCATTAAAAAAACAGCAGGCTCACAGTCCTGCTGTTTTTATTTTTTTCCGCACAACCGTAAAATTGTCAGCTCCAGCACCAGCTGCTGGTCCTGGCGACTGGTTTTGAGGGCCAGATCTGCCTCCAGCAGTATGTCCCAGATGGTATAGAAATCCCCCTCAGAAAACCGGCGGCTCTGGCGCAGTAATTTGGGAACAGCAAAAGGGGGGGCATTGATCTGGGCAGCTATTTGCTTATCCCCGTAGCCCCGTGCTGCCAGCAAACTGGCCTGCCAGAGCAAGCGAAACTGGCGGGTAAGCATATACAGGATGCGTGCCGGTGGTTCCCCGTGAAAAAGAAGTTCTTTCAACAGCGGTAAGGCTGCGGTAAAGCGCCCTTCAGCCACCGCATCCATCAGCTGAAAGATGGTTGCTTCTGGACTAGGGGCCACCAGCTCCTGAATCTGGTCCTTGTTCAGCATCTCCCCCTGGGCATACAGGGCCAGTTTTTGCAGCTCCTGGTGGAGCAAAGGCAGGTTACTACCTGCCATCAGGGCCAGCTCCCGGATCGCCTCCTCTTCCAGTCTCAAGCCCAGCTGCCTGGCCTGGTTGCGGATAAACTCCAGCAATTCACTGCCTTTGGGTTGGGTACACTGCACCACCTGGGCTGCTTTTTCCAGGGCCTTCACCGCTTTCCGCCCTTTATCCGGCTTGCCTTCCTGGACCAGCACCAGGGTCGTGGCCGGGTTGGGATCAGACAGGTAGCTCAAAAAGACTTCTTCCCCCTGCCCGCCTTCTCCCGCGAGCAGGGCCTGCCAGTTTTCCACGATTACTACCCGCCGTTCAGCCAGAAAGGGAATGGTGCGGGCGCTGTTTACCAGCTGCTCCCAGGAAGTGTTCTTCCCATCCAGTACCTGTAAATTAAAATCCCGCAGCGCGGGAGCCAGCAACTCCCGAAAAGCCCGTACCAGCTCCCGAATCTGCCAGGTTTCCTCACCATAGATAAAATAAAGGGGACTGACTACCCCTCTTTTGATGCTCTGTAAAACTCCGTCTGCTGCCAGCATTAAGGTTCCTCCTGCCTGAAAAAGCTAATCTGCGGATCCTCTCCCTCCGGCCAACTAAGGCTTACCGCTCCCTGGCGGTCAGTGCGCAATACGGCTATCCCCTGCCTTTGCAGCCTGAGCAGGGTTTCCTGATGGGGGTGACCATAGCGATTAGGGCCTACAGGAATCACCGCCAGCCGGGGTTGCCAGCGCTGCAGCCAGTAGCCACTAGCCCCATCCCGGCTGCCATGATGGGGCATAGTTACTGCCAGCAGGTCCTGGGGCCGGTAGGCACTGGCCAGCTGGTCCAGCCCCTGACGATCGGCATCTCCGGTAAACAAGAGGGAGTAATTATCCTTTTTCAATTCTATCACAAGGGAGCGCTGATTCCAATCCTCTCCTGCTGTTCTGGCCATTAATACCCTGAGGCGCATACCAGGGGCCAGCTGTCTGTCTTCCCCCTGCTGCCAGGTGAGTAGTCGGGTTCCCTCCCTCTGCCAGCTCTGCCCCAGGGCAGCCAGCGCCGGTTCCTGCCAGGCTCCCGGCCCCGCTGCCAGCCAGTCGATGCTCACCTTCCCCATAAGCTCCTCCAGACCCCCATAATGGTCAGCATGAGGGTGGGTAATGATGACTCCCCGCAGATGATCAATTCCCGCCTGGGCCAGATAGGCCCCTACTACCCGCTTGCCGGCTGGGCCGGCATCCAGCAAATAGGTTTCCCCGGTCCGGGTAGTGATTACCGCAGCAAACCCTTCCCCTACAGCCAGCCAGGTAACCTGCAAAGCCGGTTGGGACCAGCGCCAGTAAAGGCTAAAACAGCCTATTACCAGCCCTACCGCCAGTCCGTAGCGCCAGCGACCAGGCAATAGCCGCCAGGCCCAACCCCGCAGCCAGAGGCCACTGCTGCCCGCCCAGCCGCCCCGTAAAAACCAGGCCAGCACCAGCAAAAACAGGACGGTAGCAGCCGCCGACCAGCCCCGAAAAGCCAACCGGGCCCCTGGCAACTGCTGGATCAGGTCAGCAGCTGCAAGCAACAGCAGGGCCGGCAACGCTGCTGCCGGATAAAGGGCCTGTCCCCAGAGGGGCCAGAACCAGCCCAGACTCCCGGCCAGAAACCCCAGCCAGAGAGCCAGAGTAGCCACCGGGGTTAGCAGCAGATTGGCCAGCAGGGA
The nucleotide sequence above comes from Carboxydocella sporoproducens DSM 16521. Encoded proteins:
- a CDS encoding DMT family transporter, whose amino-acid sequence is MQYLLLVLTAFFWGGAFIAGKVAVKTTPPFVVAFLRFLIAGILLLLLLRRREGWPDWRKKENFSGLFFLGLTGVFGYNMLFFEALKHTSPVNGSLIVAANPGVTALINRFWHGERLGPRRWLGILLSFTGVTLVICRGDLELLANLRFNFGDILLVGATLCWALYSIKGKEVMNNFTPLAATAFACTFGALLLLPFALWQGGQQGWSWLGQAQPWLAIIFLAIFASVLGFVWWYQGVQAIGASRAAIFINLVPISVMLMSALQGEKLTWVQLLGAALVLGGVYLTSMAKVQPGRAH
- the spoIIP gene encoding stage II sporulation protein P, whose product is MRFKGRTAGWLALGLTTLLAAWWNIPTRAQVEAVDKVGQIAPKMDARQMLQRELPLLGTEMMWTSPEWLPVGKPQVYLAQGIPFLRVMAEEEEWNDSDKPVARTDRVVDSVYQPQADPHEEVKPEQVPGLGQFRLWLPAGQKVPLVGIYNTHTSETYRLTDKTDKVPGEKGGVFAAASALAEELSSRYGIGVVQSQAIHDENWLLHNPYANSAVTARQMLEKYPDLQLLIDIHRDAEVPRENSVVKIQGREAARIMLVVGTNSRGNHPSWQKNLAFAQQLAKQIEQQYPGLVRKVMTKPGRYNQHLHPRAVLIEIGSTSNSTAEAEYTARLLAKMVADVVKK
- a CDS encoding phage holin family protein, encoding MLGAIVRFIVSAIVLMVVSFLVPGFKVAGFVGALIAAAVIAILGYVAELVLGDKVSPRSRGLVGFITAAVVIYLAQFIVPAQISASILGALIAAFVIGLIDAVVPTMIR
- the rpsT gene encoding 30S ribosomal protein S20, yielding MANIKSAAKRAIKARKRALRNAAIKSTVKTAIRRFHEALATTDVDTAKAALVKACRLLDKAVTKGVLHKNAAARRKSRLTRKFNQIAG
- the holA gene encoding DNA polymerase III subunit delta, with amino-acid sequence MLAADGVLQSIKRGVVSPLYFIYGEETWQIRELVRAFRELLAPALRDFNLQVLDGKNTSWEQLVNSARTIPFLAERRVVIVENWQALLAGEGGQGEEVFLSYLSDPNPATTLVLVQEGKPDKGRKAVKALEKAAQVVQCTQPKGSELLEFIRNQARQLGLRLEEEAIRELALMAGSNLPLLHQELQKLALYAQGEMLNKDQIQELVAPSPEATIFQLMDAVAEGRFTAALPLLKELLFHGEPPARILYMLTRQFRLLWQASLLAARGYGDKQIAAQINAPPFAVPKLLRQSRRFSEGDFYTIWDILLEADLALKTSRQDQQLVLELTILRLCGKK
- a CDS encoding DNA internalization-related competence protein ComEC/Rec2, which gives rise to MNPLVGTALSYALVLLSWEQGGWLFWFACLLALLALFSWRPRKILLPIGAGIVLAGLVLALWQYSFPRLPWQEGQKVTVEGEWLETSPTAYGWKGILRTDAGKVLVYTGTEIGAGRRARVSGKAEQPPLALNPGQFDYRRYLWHRKISWQIKADRVSDLGPGSSWRLALAGLRGQISQQALNNAPGRSGTLLAAMVWGQEQYLESETRDGLNRAGLAHLLSVSGFHVSLLAVPVWLWSRRLGGSPWWRLGAALTLALFYGALSGFEPPVLRALIMLALAMLGRELGQGKDDEAGLALALFLTSFTQPLLITEAGYQLTFLATWALLVPGRQLRGRWAWLSLPLLVQAFTLPALIYHFHYFNPWSLLANLLLTPVATLALWLGFLAGSLGWFWPLWGQALYPAAALPALLLLAAADLIQQLPGARLAFRGWSAAATVLFLLVLAWFLRGGWAGSSGLWLRGWAWRLLPGRWRYGLAVGLVIGCFSLYWRWSQPALQVTWLAVGEGFAAVITTRTGETYLLDAGPAGKRVVGAYLAQAGIDHLRGVIITHPHADHYGGLEELMGKVSIDWLAAGPGAWQEPALAALGQSWQREGTRLLTWQQGEDRQLAPGMRLRVLMARTAGEDWNQRSLVIELKKDNYSLLFTGDADRQGLDQLASAYRPQDLLAVTMPHHGSRDGASGYWLQRWQPRLAVIPVGPNRYGHPHQETLLRLQRQGIAVLRTDRQGAVSLSWPEGEDPQISFFRQEEP